The following proteins are encoded in a genomic region of Dyadobacter sp. UC 10:
- a CDS encoding sensor histidine kinase, with translation MRQIFFSKKWLLGFALALVYIPLRTYLNVPQDVWATILRKLPLFCMEIVISTVFYTSWIYLVDWGLRQLDSLTGSSGSGEFKLVNQLIALIPAILLAILFNMILSHTWRLMDSLWSHTPRMEFRNRPAPMVRLLWRRANEALTVLALIAAYYLCVSDQIQERLKKVQINAEKLEKENLNARFLALKNQISPHFLFNNLSVLSSLVESRPEKSSEFIQQLSMAYRYILEQAELHQISLEEEIKFLETYTYLLRTRFKDKIVMDIRLSPEDLKRYSVIPLTLQLLIENAVKHNTMSVSNPLTIVISIESGILIVKNHLQLRKLSEPTTGLGLKNIVNRYKLLLGKEVVIEKNADHFVVKIPLIA, from the coding sequence ATGCGCCAGATATTTTTCAGCAAAAAATGGTTGCTCGGTTTTGCCCTGGCGCTGGTTTATATTCCTTTGCGGACTTACCTGAATGTGCCGCAGGACGTTTGGGCTACAATCCTGCGCAAATTGCCGCTCTTCTGCATGGAGATTGTGATCAGCACGGTCTTCTATACCAGCTGGATCTATCTGGTAGACTGGGGGCTGCGGCAGCTGGATTCACTTACCGGAAGCAGCGGATCAGGGGAGTTTAAATTAGTAAATCAACTTATTGCGCTGATACCGGCCATTTTGCTGGCAATCCTTTTCAATATGATACTCAGTCATACCTGGCGTTTGATGGACAGCTTATGGAGCCACACACCCAGAATGGAGTTTCGTAACAGGCCGGCTCCGATGGTCCGCCTGCTCTGGAGAAGAGCAAATGAGGCACTGACGGTACTGGCGTTGATCGCGGCTTACTACCTGTGCGTCAGCGACCAGATCCAGGAAAGGTTAAAAAAGGTGCAGATCAATGCGGAAAAGCTTGAAAAAGAGAATCTTAATGCACGTTTCCTTGCCCTGAAAAACCAGATCAGCCCGCATTTTCTGTTCAATAACCTCAGCGTGCTTTCTTCGCTTGTGGAGTCACGGCCGGAAAAATCGAGCGAATTTATTCAGCAGCTTTCGATGGCTTACCGCTATATTCTCGAACAGGCAGAACTGCATCAGATCAGTTTGGAAGAGGAGATCAAATTTCTGGAAACCTATACTTATTTGCTCCGCACGAGGTTTAAAGATAAGATAGTGATGGACATCAGGCTCTCGCCGGAAGATTTGAAGCGCTATTCGGTGATTCCGCTCACTTTACAGCTTTTGATCGAGAATGCGGTGAAACACAACACCATGTCGGTATCCAATCCACTTACCATCGTTATTTCAATCGAATCGGGTATACTGATTGTTAAAAATCATTTGCAGCTGAGAAAACTAAGTGAACCTACGACAGGACT
- a CDS encoding type II toxin-antitoxin system ParD family antitoxin encodes MGKNTSISIGQHFDSFIQDQIDTGRYSSVSEVVRAGLRLLEEQEQKLILLRQALIDGEESGLIENFNPIEFKAKLGKDHAGNE; translated from the coding sequence ATGGGTAAAAACACATCCATATCAATAGGCCAGCATTTCGATTCTTTTATTCAAGATCAAATAGATACCGGCCGATATAGCTCTGTCAGTGAAGTAGTCCGGGCGGGACTTCGCTTGCTGGAAGAACAAGAGCAAAAACTCATATTGTTGAGACAGGCGCTAATTGACGGCGAAGAGAGCGGCCTTATCGAAAACTTCAATCCCATAGAATTCAAAGCTAAATTGGGGAAAGATCACGCCGGAAATGAGTAA
- a CDS encoding LLM class flavin-dependent oxidoreductase has protein sequence MEIGISMFGDLSFDKTARAFQSPQERLQDMLEEIKLADEVGLDVFGIGEHHRAEYAVSSPEIILAAAASVTKNIKLTSSVTVLSSNDPVRVYQNFSTVDLLSNGRAEITVGRGSFIESFPLFGYDLNDYNGLFTEKLELLKQINETETISWKGKYRAALESQQVLPRPVNGRMDIWIAVGGTPQSVVRAAKLGFPLIIAIIGGMPAQFKPFFDLYKTEYINAGHDPAKMQLATHSHGLVGENGAALADAYFENYAGQMDRVGRSRGWAPYTRGQFEGGRSIEGALFVGDPNQVTEKILQNQEMFGLTRFLLHTDVGGPDHKMLMKSIELLGEKVAPAVRKALNK, from the coding sequence ATGGAAATAGGTATAAGTATGTTCGGGGATTTGTCTTTTGACAAGACGGCCCGGGCATTTCAATCCCCTCAGGAACGGTTACAGGATATGCTGGAAGAGATTAAGCTGGCTGACGAAGTCGGGCTGGATGTATTCGGGATCGGTGAACATCACCGCGCCGAATATGCCGTTTCAAGTCCGGAAATTATCCTGGCCGCAGCTGCATCAGTGACCAAAAATATCAAGCTAACCAGTTCGGTAACCGTATTGAGCTCCAATGATCCCGTGCGCGTTTACCAGAATTTTTCAACTGTGGACCTGCTTTCAAATGGCCGTGCCGAGATTACCGTCGGCCGGGGCAGCTTTATTGAATCGTTCCCGCTTTTTGGCTACGATCTGAATGATTATAACGGGTTATTTACCGAAAAGCTGGAATTGCTGAAACAGATCAATGAAACCGAGACGATCAGTTGGAAAGGAAAATACCGGGCTGCGCTGGAAAGTCAGCAGGTTTTGCCGCGCCCCGTTAACGGAAGAATGGATATCTGGATTGCTGTCGGAGGCACGCCGCAGTCGGTGGTGCGCGCGGCGAAGCTGGGCTTTCCGTTGATTATCGCGATCATCGGGGGGATGCCGGCGCAGTTCAAGCCATTTTTTGATTTGTACAAAACAGAATACATCAATGCCGGCCACGATCCCGCTAAAATGCAGCTCGCCACGCATTCGCACGGATTGGTAGGGGAGAACGGTGCCGCATTGGCAGATGCCTATTTTGAAAATTATGCGGGCCAGATGGACAGGGTAGGTCGCAGCCGCGGCTGGGCACCTTACACGAGAGGACAGTTTGAAGGCGGCCGGAGCATCGAAGGCGCGTTGTTTGTGGGCGACCCCAATCAGGTCACGGAGAAGATATTGCAAAACCAGGAAATGTTCGGGTTGACCCGTTTTCTGCTTCATACCGACGTAGGCGGGCCGGATCATAAAATGCTGATGAAGTCCATTGAATTGCTTGGAGAAAAAGTGGCGCCGGCGGTGCGGAAGGCATTGAATAAATAA
- a CDS encoding TlpA family protein disulfide reductase has protein sequence MFHLFKITFLSLLLYVGLSGCEKKDLNQVTIIAELDSVANLELELVTFNMLNLDPVVLTKTRFDSTGKGEFKLSVDHPVFVYVNQKKSFVPLLISPGDNQMVTTMKSKTDQSVTYSGDGAIVNQYLQKINSTYGNYEVFDYRIFQKMTLDAFLAKRDSLEKQMARHFADLKKDKTVKPEILQIMETNNRIILYSYTQSYVTANFGYDMEDPGMSPMLKKSMADLPQDSLALAANCYKYGRLLATYLQSGIIWPADEGTDSSQTDGPEVSHPTFASREIESKNYIRPLEEHLKAANINYWFRSDGLSEEVNSLWTKYQKTARNPLYKEAIQKSYDEWAVLAPGKPAPDFTGTTADGKPISLSSLKGKLVYVDVWATWCGPCREEFPHSKKLVKEFEGSDKIVFLYVSTDSNMDTWKKFLPDKSVPAGIHMHQKQDGQSDAIWDNYHLWGIPRYILIDAKGKMLKTHAPRPSSEDILPLLKGYLKET, from the coding sequence ATGTTCCATCTCTTCAAAATCACTTTTCTCAGTTTACTGCTTTATGTCGGTCTGTCGGGTTGTGAAAAAAAGGACTTGAATCAGGTTACAATCATCGCAGAGCTTGATAGTGTGGCAAATTTGGAACTGGAACTGGTTACATTCAACATGCTGAACCTGGATCCGGTTGTGCTGACGAAAACCAGGTTTGACAGTACGGGAAAGGGTGAATTTAAGCTGTCGGTTGACCACCCTGTTTTTGTATATGTAAATCAGAAGAAAAGCTTTGTTCCGCTTCTCATAAGTCCGGGAGACAATCAGATGGTGACAACTATGAAAAGCAAAACTGACCAATCGGTAACGTACAGCGGCGACGGGGCGATTGTCAATCAATACTTGCAAAAGATAAATTCAACTTACGGGAATTACGAGGTTTTTGATTACAGAATATTTCAGAAGATGACTCTGGACGCATTTTTAGCGAAGAGGGATTCTCTGGAAAAACAAATGGCCCGGCATTTCGCTGATCTCAAAAAAGACAAAACGGTAAAGCCGGAAATTTTGCAGATCATGGAGACGAACAACCGCATTATTCTCTATTCATACACGCAAAGCTACGTGACTGCCAATTTCGGCTATGATATGGAAGATCCCGGTATGTCGCCAATGCTAAAAAAATCGATGGCGGATCTGCCGCAGGATTCGCTTGCATTGGCTGCCAATTGCTATAAATACGGTCGGCTTTTGGCGACCTACCTTCAATCCGGCATCATCTGGCCGGCAGACGAGGGAACGGACAGCTCCCAAACCGACGGCCCAGAGGTAAGTCACCCGACTTTTGCGAGCAGGGAAATTGAATCGAAAAACTACATTCGGCCTCTGGAAGAACATTTGAAAGCTGCGAATATCAATTACTGGTTTAGGAGTGACGGACTGTCGGAAGAGGTGAATTCGCTCTGGACGAAGTACCAGAAAACTGCGCGTAATCCACTTTATAAAGAAGCGATCCAAAAGAGCTACGATGAATGGGCAGTCCTCGCGCCGGGAAAACCTGCGCCGGATTTTACAGGAACCACCGCCGATGGTAAACCGATTTCGCTGAGCAGCCTCAAAGGAAAGCTCGTTTACGTCGACGTATGGGCTACCTGGTGCGGACCGTGCCGGGAGGAATTTCCGCATTCCAAAAAGCTGGTGAAAGAATTTGAGGGCAGTGATAAAATTGTATTTCTGTACGTCTCAACCGATTCGAACATGGATACCTGGAAGAAATTTTTGCCTGACAAAAGTGTCCCCGCCGGTATCCATATGCACCAAAAGCAAGACGGCCAATCCGACGCGATCTGGGATAACTATCACCTTTGGGGCATTCCCAGATATATATTGATCGACGCGAAAGGGAAAATGCTGAAAACCCACGCGCCTAGACCAAGTTCAGAGGATATCCTGCCGCTGTTGAAAGGGTATTTGAAAGAGACTTAA